Genomic segment of Myxococcus stipitatus:
GAGCGCAGCAACGTCATTGCCCTGGACGCGGTGAATGCATACGTGAGCGCTGCCCGAGCCGCGGCGCTGCCGAGCAACGGCCTCACCACGCAGGAGCTCCGCCGCGTCTACTTCGCCACGGACAGCTCCGGCGTCGCCATCCCCGGCGCCTGTCCCACGGACTGGAGCGCGCTGGGGCAGCCCGCCGCGCCCATCGTGAAGTACCGCCGCGATGACCTGTCCGGCACCACGGACACCTTCAAGTCGCTGCTCAAGGGCGGCACCTTCTGCCCGGGCGTGACGGTCATCGTCGACGAGTCCGCCTCCAACCCCAGCCCCTGCGTCGCGACGGACAACGCGACCACGTGCATCGGCAAGCTGACGGCGGCGGACAACAAGGTCATCGGCTATGCCGGAGACCCGGCGTCCCGTCCTGGCAATGCGAAGCTGGCGCTGAAGGCCGTGGCTCCCATCTCCCCGACGACCAGCACCTACGTGGCGCCCACGGTCGCCAACATCCGCAAGCTGCTGGACCCCGTCGCCACGGACGCCTATCCGCTGTCCCGCCGCATCTTCCTCAACGAGAACACCACGCCTCCGCGCTCCTTCGACGAGGACGTCCTCTACACCTGGGCCTTCGAGAGCAACCGGGACGAGTTCGAGGCCATCCTCGTGGAGCAGGGCTTCATCGCGTGCGACCCGTTGACCGCCTTGGACTGCGGCCCGGGCCTCTGCAACGCGCCGTGAGCGGACGCTCGCCCCGGCCATCTCGCGGGGCTCGGCCCGGGCCGGAGGCGCGTCCGCTCCTCCGGCCTTGGGTCCACACCTCCCTGAAAGGTCTCTTTGCCATGCACCTGAAGAAACGCTTCGTGCCTCGCTCGTCGCTGCTCGCCGTCTGCGCTTCCCTCCTGGGCGCGCCCGCCCTGGCCTCGGATGGGCAGGCCGTGCCGCCGTGGGTGTGCCGTGATTCCCAGGGCACGCTCGGCTCCATCGAGGAGCTGGCCCTGCCCACGGGCTCCGGGCCGCTCGGCATCGCGCTGGGGCCGGACCTGGCGCTCTGGTACACGCTGGCGGGCTCCAACAAGATTGGCCGGGCCACGCGTGACGGTGTCGTCACCGAGTTCTCGCTCCCCACGCCCGCCGCGGGTGTGCAACAGATTGCGGTGAGCTTCGACGGCCACCTGTGGTTCACCGAGCTGGCCGCCAACAAGGTGGGGCGCATCGCACCGGATGGCACGGTGACGGAGTTCCCGCTGCCGCAGCGAGGCTCCAGCCCCGCGGGAATCACGGCGGGCCTGGATGGCAACGTCTGGTTCACGGAGCTGGTGGGCAACCGCATCGGCCGCATCACGCCCGACGGCGTCATCACCGAGTTCCCCCTGCCGACGCCGGGCGCCCAGCCGCGCGCCATCACCCAGGGCTTCGACGGCCACCTCTGGTTCGTCGAGCAGGCGGCCAACAAGGTGGGCTCCATCTCCCCCGACGGGGTCATCCGCGAGTTCGACCTGCCCGTGGCGAAGGGCGGCCCCTCCGCCATCGTCGCGGGCCTGGATGGCAACGTCTGGTTCACCGAGCAGGCGGGGAACCGCATCAGCCGCATCACGTCCGACGGCGTGGTGACGCAGTTCCCCTTACCGGCGGAAGGCAGCCAGCCGAATGCCCTCGCGGTGGGGCCGGACGGCCAGCTCTGGTTCACGCAGCTCGCTGGCAACCGCATTGGTCGCATCACCTCCGCGGGGATCATCACGGAGTATGCCCTGCCCACGGCCGGCAGCAGGCCCTCGGGCATCGTCGTGGCGCCTCCGGGGCGCTGGTGCGTGGATGCGCACCTGTGGTTCACCGCACGGGGCACCCACAAGCTCGGGAAGATTCGAGCGCTCGCCGTTCCGTGAAGCGCTCCTGAATCGCCTCCTGTGCCCGCGCGCACCGCCCGTCGCGAAGTCTCCGCGTGGGCGCGGGGGGAAGGTGCGCGCAGGCCGGCCCGTGGCGGGGCCTGGACGCGAGGACCCTTGCGAGCGTCAACGCTCGAGAGTGGGGTCCTCGTGCTCGCTCACATCCGCTCCCAGGGAAGGATGGTCTTCAGGTGGCCCTGGCGGTTGGAGCGGAAACCGGAGCGCTGGTAGTCCACGACGCCCGCGACGTGGAAGAAGAAGTCCCAGGTGTTCGGGGCGGCGCGGATGCCGAAGACCAGACACATCGTCTCCTGGAGCGAGACACCCTTCCGGCCCTGTCCCTCCTTGCGCGTGCGGTAGTCACGCGTCACCGTCGATTCGACCTTCGCGCCCGTCGCATCGTCCCAGACCTTGGCCAGATAGTCGGCCTTGCGCATCTGGTGGGTGAGCGCCTCGGTGTCTCGCCGCGCCGCCTCCATCAGACGGTCCATGTAATCCTCGGACAGGCCCGGCTGGCCGTGGCCGATGTCGGGCGGTTCGGCGATCTTGTTGGCGTTCACGTGATGCACCCGGACCTGCTGGCTGTTGGTGTCCTGTGTCACATAGAAATGACAGCCGTTGAAGGGACCCGACATCATCAGGGGCGGCCCGGCGTTGGAGAGCTCCATCGAGACGATGCAGGAGTCCTCCCAGCTCAGGTACTGACAACCCAGCGCGCCTCCGGGGTTGGCTTGGTAGGCGTGCAGCTCGTTGACCGGCGCGCCGTCGTAGGCGCTCTGGGTCTCCGCCGTGATGTCCAGGTAGAGGGTGATGTTGTTCTGGTGGAGGACGGCGTTGTCGGGCGCCGCGGCACCTGTCGCGCCGACCATCGCCGCGACGTCGGCCCGGGTGAGGCCCGCGAACGGGGCATTCGCGGCCCGGGGCCTGGTGCGGTTGTACCAGGCGGCGGTGGGACGGTGGTTGATGCTCAGGAAGAGGGGCTTCTTCTTGAGGAGATTCAGCCGGGTGCCGATGTTGTTGAACTGGTCGATGAGGGACATCCGAGGCTCCTGGCGCAACGGGCTTCGGCTCCCGGTGTACTTCAGTTCTCTGGAGCCGCCCACATCCCCGGACATCGCCCAGGAGGATTCTCGCGCGCGTCGTTTCATGACACGGCCGGGTGCGGGCCATGTCTGGTTTTGTTGCAAGGACTTGTCATTGACGGACGGTGCGTGCGGATAGGGTGCGCCCATCCTGGGGGGTTCCCCTTGTCTGGCTGGACCTGATGGGAGGGCCCGGGGGTGATGACAGCGCATCCACTGGATGCGGAGGGACATGCACATGGGGATGACACGGATTGGGCCTGTCCCAACCCGAGCGCGGGTGTTGTGTCTGGCATTCACATCAGTCCTCCTGGCCTGTTCCTCCGAGCCCCCCGACGTGAAGGGCATCCCCGTGGAGGCGCCCGCGCATTCGCGCATGTGCCGTCCCGCGCGCTCCGGTGAGCGGATTCCGCTGTGGCAGGCCACGGCGCGCCCCGCGGTGACGGAGCGCTTCGACAGCCTGCGGGCGCGCGCGGAGGCGCAATGCGGCGCCTGTCACCTCGCGCCCCACGCACAAGGGGGCTTCCAGTTCACCGCCGACCTGGAGGGACTGAAGCGCGACGGCTCGCGGATGGCCCTGAAGGCGGCGCAGGGGGAGATGCCGCCGCGTGCCTCGCCCCAGCAGCTCAAGGAGGCGGTGGAGCTGTCGTGCGCGCTGAGGGCGTGGCTTGCGCGGGGCACTCCCGAGGGAGCGTTCCCCGTGTCGTGTGATGCGTCCTCGGAAGGGGGCGTGACGGTGGCGCGCGAGGTGGGGGAGGGGATGACGGATTTGGGGCACTGTGTCCCGGAGGTCTATCCGCAGGCCCCCTTGGGCTCGGATGCTCCCAAGGACGCCTTCTTCGCCGGGCTCACGAAGCTGCCGCGCCTGCTGTCCGAGACGGACACGGACATCATGACGTTCGACGCGCTGAAGCTGGTGGAGCACGGCACCGTCGCCTTCGCGCCGACCTATCCGCTCTTCTCGGACAACGCCAAGAAGCTGCGGTGGGTCCACGTGCCGGCGGGGCAGTCCATCCGCTACGACGCGGAGACCGGGAAGTTCCACATCCCGCCCAATACGCGCTTCTACAAGACCTTCTTCAAGGCCGTCGCCGACAAGAAGGGCCAGCGCCGCTACCGCAAGGTGGAGACGCGCCTCATCGTCGTGCGGGAGCCGTGGAACCAGTCGCTCTTCGGCACCTATCTCTGGAACGAGGACGAGACCGTCGCCGAGCTGCACGACTTGCGCTACCGGAACGATGAGCCCTTCTCCGACCGCGTGCTCGTCTACACGGCCTATGAGCTGGGCGGGGCCACGCGGAACTACGCGGTCCCTGGTGCCCACCGGTGCATCCAGTGTCACACCGGCGCCGAGGCACGGAACTTCGTCCTGGGCTTCACGCCCTTGCAGCTCAACCGCCGCGCTCCGGGCGAGGCGGGCGTGGATGAGAAGACCGCGATGGGAGAGGACGAGCTGAACCAGCTGGACCGGCTGGTGCGCTACGGCGTCATCACCGGAGTGCCCGCGTACCGGACGCCGGAGGCGCTGGAGGCGTTGATGCCTCGGCTGGAGCACGCGTCGGCCCAGGCGCTGCCTGCATCGGAGGAGGCGCGCGAGGCGGTGCTGGAGCTGCAAGGGTACTTCGTGGGCAACTGCGCCCAATGCCACAACCCGACCGGGTTCGCGGTGGCGAGCAACCCCGCCATCGCCTCGCTGGACTTCTCCGCGGGCGGCACGCTGTTCGGCTGGAACCCGTGTGGCGTCAAGGAGAGCAACGGGCAGCGCGTGTACGCGGACTGCGCCGTGGCGGACTTCCAGCAGGACCTGTTGCTGCGCTCGCCCTCCAGCACCCTGTATCAGCGCGTGGCGCGCGACACGGATGCCCGCGTCATCCACATGCCCACCAACGTGCCGGGCAAGGACTGCCGCGCGTCGCTGCTGGTGGCGCGCTACCTGGCGACGCTGGAGTGGCCCGCCGAGAAGGGCCTGGACCCGGAGCAGAAGCGCGCGGTCGTGCAGGCGCGGCTGCGTCAGGCGGACACCGTGGTGGCGGGCTCCTGCTCGGACCCGGCGGACGTGCAGTGGGTGACCGAGGACTTCACCGACAAGGTGCCCTACACGCCGCGCAATCCCTCGTGGCGAGAGGCCATCGGACACGGCCCCTTCGAGTTCCTCACCCGCTACGCCATCACCGAGCGGCACGAGCAGCTCGCGCACAAGCGCTTCCCCACCAACTGGTGGCTGCCCAAGCGCGCCTGCCGCTTCCCCACACAGAACAGTCCGCCCGAGGGACATGACCCGTGGAACGACCCGCGCGACGCGTGGATGGTGAACGCGCTGGGCAACCCCCGCGCACCCTGGGGCGAGCTCTACCACTCCACTCCCGGCGCCACCGCCTTCCAGGGCATCTGCGCCAACTGCCACGGCCGCACGGGGGATGGACAGACGGGCGCGGCGAAGGTGCTGGTGGCGCTCAACGGCGGCCGCGTGGCCAACCTCGTCAGCGGCATGTTCGGCGCCACGAATGGCACGTCCCACCTCTCGCTGTTCGACAGCCTCAACCCTCACGGCGGCGCGCGCTACCTCGCGTACATGGCGTCGGGTGGGACGCCCATCCAGTTCACGCCGGAGTTCATGAGCGCGTGGATCAAATACGGCGAGGTGGACATCGACTTCTCGCCGCGCACCTCGGACTGGACCCGGTGGGGCGCGAACATGCTGGGCGCCGGACGTGGCGCGTGTGACCTCATCCGCACCGGCAACTTCGGCACTGCCTCCGCCGAGCCACCCAGTGGCAACCGCAACGCGGTGGGCGCCGTGCGCATGTGGGAAGAGGTCTGCACGCTCGACAATCCGCTGACGGCGGCCATCCGCGCGGGCCAGGAGCCCGCGCTGTCGGAGTGGCTCCAGCATGCGCAGTTCAACGTGGGGGTGATGGCCTACTTCTACCTGCGAGATGAGCTGTCTCGAGGGGCCGACGGCATCTACCCCCTGCGGACCGAGTGTGAGCGCCGAGGGGCGCCATGAGTCGCCACGCGGGTGCGAGTCCTTCCATCGGGAGAGCCGACATGATGCGCAACGTCCTGGGGGTATGGCTGTTGCTGTGCGGCGGTCTGCTGTCGCTGGGCGCCGTGGGGTGTGGCGATGACGGAGGGGATGATTCGCCGCGCGACTCGGGCGTCCTCGATGCGGGGCGGGATGGAGGGCCCCGGCATGATGACGGAGGCCGGGATGCCGATGGGGTGCCGGACTCGGGCCTCGACGGAGGGGATGACGCGGGACGTGACAGCGGCCCCGCAACGATGGACGGCGGTGGAGACGGTGGCTCGGGCGAGCCCGACGCGGGCCGGGATGCCGGGCCGAGCGTGAGTCACCGCGCGCACGTGCGCTTCGTCAACGCGTTCCTCGGCACGAAGGGCAATCCCTCCGACCAGGTGGACCGCCCCTGGGCCCCCTTCCAGGTGGACCTGTACGTGGCGGGGACGAAGCGCTTCGCCTCGGTGGCGGCGGGCAACGCGGCGGTGACGGGGTTCCAGGAAGTGGAGCTGACGGGGCCCACGCAGGCGGTGCGGCTGGTGGCTCGGGACGCGGAGGGGGAGGCGTCCGCGCCGGACCTGGCGGTGCAGGAGGGCGTCACGCTGGCGGCGGGGGACTGGGTGACGGTGGTGGGGGCGGGCTCGCTGCTCCAGGTGGGGCAGGAGCGTCCGGACAAGCCTCGCCTCGTGGTGCTGAAGGACCATGCCTTCACTCCCGTGACGGAGCCGGACTCCGTGCGCGTGCGCTTCATGTCCGCGGACCGGGTCATCTCCGCGACGGCGCGGCGGCGCTTCGCGAACGAGGCGGGCGTGCCCTTCGAGAACAACACCGTGGAGGCGTACTCGGCGGACACAGTGGAGAACGGCGTCACCCTCCCCTCGGACACCTCGCGCGTGGCCATCGTCGGGACGACCCCCGCCTTCACCCCCGCGCAGAGCGGCTGGCTCTACTACTCCCTGCCGGAGGGGACGCTGGTGGCGGGACAGGCGTACTACGCCATCAACACCGGCGAGGACCGTCGCACGCTCCCCGACGAGGGCGCCGCCGCGCTGCTCCTCATCCGCGCGAAGCGGGATGAGACGGTCCGCTTGAAGCGCGGGCCGCTCGTCTACTTCTTCAACGGGGTGCTGCCCTCGACACCGGGCGGGACACCTCCCGCGCTCCAGGTCATCCATGGCGCCGTCAACGTCGCCACCGCCATCTCACACGGCGCATCGCCCAAGGTGGCGGACCTGCCGGTGACGGCCTCGGGGCTCTCGGTGCGTGTCACCGTGAATGGCCAGCCCGCGCAAGGGGTGGTCGAGTCCGCGGACGTGGGCCCGCTGGAGGCGGGGCGTCGCTACCTGGGCGTGCTGTGCGGACGGCAGGGCGCGTCGCCGACGCTCACGGTGGTGAAGGACGAGTTCGCGCTGGACGCGCCGCAGTCGCCCTTCCTGCGCATCATTCCGTGCTCGGCCAGCGCGCCGGGGCCGCTCGACTTCGGCGCGTATTCGTTCCAGGCGGATGGCTCCAGCCGGGACACCTTCACGCCGCTGCTCACCGGGCTCTCGCACGCGCTCCCCTCGCAGCCCGTCGCCGGTGTGTCCTTCACGCCGCCTGCCTCCACCACGACGCCCGCGTACACGTGGCTGGGGTTGAAGACGACGGGGGACTCCCCCGTGGAGCGCACCATCCGAGGCCGCGTGCTCACCACGCCCTCCTTCCTCATCCTCATGGGGGAGTGGGAGGGCTCGCTCACGTACCGCACCCTCAACACGCGGCTGAATGCCTGGGGTTCGTCGGGGCCGAATGACGCCACCTTCAGCCCGCTGCCCGCGCCGCCGTGAGACGCTGGCGCTGGCGCTGAAAACACCGACGCCCGCCTGCGGCCTCGTCCGGCCGCCAGCGGGCGTCGTGTGTGGCTGAAGCGGAGGGCCTCAGTTCACCTTGACCTGGAGCTCCTTGAGGACCTGGTCGCCGCGCATCACCGTGACGGTCCAGTTGCCCGGCTTGTTCAGCCGCACGCCGGTCCACTGCCGCGCGCGCCAGCCGTCGCCCTTGAGCTTCACGTCCTTCGTCTCGCGCACCACGTTGCCCTGCTTGGTCTGCACCATGATGTCCTCGTAGGAGTCACCCTGGGGCACCAGGTACGCCTGCCACAGCATCACCTGGGTGTTGGCCTTCACGCCGTCGGCGCCGACCTCGACGGTGCACTCGTACTTGTTGGCGCCTTCCTTGGCGACCTCGGTACAGAGCTTCGCTTCCACCAGCACGGGACCCTGGGTCTGACCCTTGTAGAAGTAGTTCCAGGTCTCCCGCACGGCGTCAGCGGTGGGCGCCTTCACGGGCTCCTTGGCCGGAGCCTCCGCGGCGGCATCCTGCGCCAAGGCCAGCGACGACATCCCCAACACCGCGCACACCATGCTCCGCGTGAGAAGCTTCTTCATGTTTCGGGGTCCCCTCGTTTGGTGAGTACAGCGGATGTTGATGTAGCACGAAACCCTTGGGGCTCGCCCAGCGTCAGCCCAGCAGGAAGAACGCCAGGGTCACCAGCGGCAGGTACACGAGGAAGGCCACCAGGAGGAAGCCGAGGATGTCCTTGAACTCGAGCCGCGCCACGGCCAGGAGCGGCAGGGCCCAGAAGGGCTGGATGAGGTCGGTGGCCATGTCGCCCCAGGCGTAGGCGAGCACCACCTTCTCGGGCGCGACCCCCAGGCGGCTGGCGGCGTCGAGGAGGTAGGGCGCCTCGATGGCCCACTTGGAGCCTCCGGAGGGGACGAAGTAGTTCACCACGCCGCTGTACAGGTAGACGATGGCGGGGAACGTGCTCGTCGTGGACAGCGACACGAACAGGTGGCCGATGCGGTCCGTCAGGCCCGTGGCCTTGAAGATGCCGTAGATGCCCGCATAGAGGGGGAACTGGAGGACGATGCCGTGCAGCACGCTCCCGGCCTCCTCCGCCGCCTTGATGAGCCGCGCGGGCGTGCCGTGCAACAGCACCGCGAGCACCAGGAAGGTGAAGTTCACCACGTTGAGGTTGAGCGCGCGCCAGCCCCCGTTCAGCCACAGGTAGCGGCCCAGCCACAGGAGCCCCAGCACCCCGAAGACGATGTTGAGCAGCCGCGCGTGGTCCAGCCAGATGGCGAAGCTCTTCTCCGACGGCCGCTCCGGCGGGACGAAGTCCCCCAGCTTCTCCAGCACCGCCGGGTCCACGCGCACCACGTTCTCCGGCTTGGGGTGCAGCGCCCACGCGAGCAGCGTGAGGCCCGCGACGACGGACACGGTGAGCAGCACGTTGAAGGGGGAGAAGAGCGTCCGGTCGATGGGGATGAGGCCCATGCTCTTCTCGAGGAAGTGGCCCGGCGTGGCGACGAGCAGCGGCGCGGACGCGGACAGCCCCGCGTGCCACGTGGCGCCCAGGCCGAAGTACGCGCAGGCGACGAGCAGGCGGTAGTCCACGTCGGGGCGGCGCCGCGCGACGAAGCGCACCAGCATGGCGCTGGCGACCAGGGACAGGCCCCAGTTGACGTAGGCCAGGGCCATGGAGACGAAGGCCATCAGCGCGACGGCGCCTCGGGGCGTGCGCGCGAGCCCGGCGGCCTTCTCCAGGAGCGCGCGCATGGGGGCGGTGAGCGCCAGCAGGTAGCCGGTGAACATCACCAGCGCCATCTGCATGGAGAAGGTGAGCAGCTCCCAGAAGCCGCCGCCCCAGGAGTCCAGCACCTTCGTGGCGGGGGCATCCGCCCAGCCCATGGCGAGCCCCATGGTGAGCAGGCTCAGCAGCACGGCGATGGAGAACGCGCTGGGAACGAAGCGCGCGGAGAAGCGGCCTAGGGCTTCAGCGATGCGGACGAGGGTCTCCACGCGGCGGATGCTCCCGGTGCTGTTCCCGCATCCGGAAGGGAGCGGGGCTGCCGCGTTCTACGGCATCCCCGCGCGTGGTGCCCACTCCTGTCCGCGAGGGAAGGGCTACCGGCCGCTGCCGCCGTAGGAGCGGGCCTTGTCGCTGGCCTCCTTCCACCGGGCCTCGGCCTGGCGCTCCAGCTTGACGTTCATGTTCACCCGGTCCTGCTCCTTCGTCGCCTCGGCGCGCGCCTTCGCCACCTGGTCGTTGACCTTCCCGCTGTCCATCTTCTCCGCGCGCGCGTCGCCGTTTCGCTCGAGCGTGCGGTAGCGGGCCTGGTTGAGCTGCGCCTTCGCGACGTCCACCTCGCGCTCGCGCATCTTCACCATGGACTCACGCGTGGTGACGGCCTTCTCCTTCCACTCCGTCTCCGCGCGGGCCGCGGTCATGTTCTCCTCGGCCTGCTGGAGCTCGTTCTGCGCGCGGGTGATGTCCTGGCTCCGGTCCGTCGTGTTGCCGAGCTCCAGCGCCTTCTGCGCGACCTTCTGCTGCTGGTGGGTGATCTTCTCGCGCTCCTTGGCGACCTTGAGCTCCTCCTTGCTGTCCTGGAGCGCCACCTTCGCGCGGGTGAGGTTCTCCTCGGCGGTGTTCACGACGACCTGGGCCTGCCTCACCTCCTCCATGTCGCCGGTGGGGACTCGGGCCATCCATGATTCGTCGACCTTCGTGCTGGAGCGGCTCGAGCTACAGCCGCCCAGTCCGAGCAGCAGCGTCGCCGCGAGAACTCCGCCCCACACCTTTCGTCCGCTCGCCTGGAACATGTCGCTCCCTCCGATTTCGTGAGGATTCGGGTTCACGGTAGGCACGCCGAGGCGGAATGCCAGACGGGTCCTCCCTCGCGTCCGGGGCGGGCGTGGGGGCGAGCGCTCTCGAGAAGGACGTGCTCGGCGGGCCGGCCTCGGGAGTCGCGAGGGAGCGGTGGAGCGCTGGTGGGGCCAGCCCGCCCGCGATGACCGTCAACACCAGCGCTGTCGTCACCCAGCGTTCGCGGGGCAACAGGTCCTGGAGCGGCGCGGGGTTCGCGGGGCCGAGGAAGGCGCGGTGACAGGCGCGCAGCAGGGTGAAGGCATTGAGCGCGAGGGCGGGCGGGAGCAGCAGAAGGTGCCAGGGGTGGGCACCCAGCGTCGCGCGCAGCAGCAGGTCCTCGCTCACGAAGCCCAGCGTGCCCGGGAGTCCCATCGCCGCGAGGCAGAGCAGCAGGAAGAGCGTGGCCATGCGCGGCGCGCGCGCCGTGAGTCCGCCGAGCTGTTCCAGGTCCGTGGTGCCGGTGCGTGCCTCGACGGCGCGCACCAGGAGGTCCAGGCCCGTGAAGGCGAGGCCCGCGGCGAGGCAGTGGAGCCAGGCGCCGTGGAGGCCCTCCGGGTTCGTCGAGGCCACTCCCGTGAGCATCAGCCCTGTCTGGCTCATCACCGCGAAGGCGAGCATGCGTCGGAGGTCCTTCTGGATGAACGCGAGGAGCGCGCCATACAGCGCGGTGACCGCCCCCAGGGTCGCGAGCACGGGGACGACGGTGTCCGTGCCCCACTCCGGGGGCAGGCGCGGCAGGAGCCAGTGGTGCAGGAGGTGGAGGCTCGCGGCCAGGCTCATCCAGAGTGGCCCCGAGCCCCAGGGACTGCGAGCCATCCACGCGGGAAGCCACGTGTGGAGGGGGACCATCGCGAGCCGGGTGCAGAGGCTCACGAGCAGCAGGATGCCCAGCGCAGGGCTCCAGCCGAGCCAGCCCAGGAGGAGCGTCGCGACACCCAGGGGCGCCGTGCCGATGAGCAGATACACGCGCACGATGTCTCGGGGCCGCGAGCCACCGGAGTCGCGCGAGAGGTGGAGGTCCGGCAGCGCCGTCATGGCGATGAAGAAGAGGAGCGCCGCGAGGAGTGTGTCTGCCTGGAAGAAGCCCAGCGCAGCGCTCTGGGTGAGGAGCAGCGTGGCGAGCGCGCGCCGGCTCATCGCTCGACGAGTTGCCGCCAGCACGGTGCCCAGCGCGAGGAGAGAAACGAAGGGCGCCTCCAGCCGCGTGGACAGCGTGAGCGAAAGACAGAAGGTGAGGGCCGTGGTGAGGGCGGCGGTGATCCTCGGCCAGGAAGGGGCGCGATGAGGCGCGCGGACCAGCAGGGCGCCCAGCGCTGGGAGCAGCGTCGGCACGAGGGCGGAGTTCATGCTGCACCCGTGGAGGGGTTGCTGGGGGCGGGCTCGGCGGGACGTGGGAGCGCGGGGCTTGGTGTGACTCCCTCCACCGTGCCGGCCCACCGGCGCTCCCGCGCGTCGAGCCAGCGGCCGGCTCGCGACAGCGGGTGCGCGCCTCCGCGCTGGAGCAACACGTCCAGCGCGAAGCGCTCCAGCGCGAGGCGATAGAGCCGCGAGGGGATGAGCCGGTGGGC
This window contains:
- a CDS encoding virginiamycin B lyase family protein yields the protein MHLKKRFVPRSSLLAVCASLLGAPALASDGQAVPPWVCRDSQGTLGSIEELALPTGSGPLGIALGPDLALWYTLAGSNKIGRATRDGVVTEFSLPTPAAGVQQIAVSFDGHLWFTELAANKVGRIAPDGTVTEFPLPQRGSSPAGITAGLDGNVWFTELVGNRIGRITPDGVITEFPLPTPGAQPRAITQGFDGHLWFVEQAANKVGSISPDGVIREFDLPVAKGGPSAIVAGLDGNVWFTEQAGNRISRITSDGVVTQFPLPAEGSQPNALAVGPDGQLWFTQLAGNRIGRITSAGIITEYALPTAGSRPSGIVVAPPGRWCVDAHLWFTARGTHKLGKIRALAVP
- a CDS encoding proton-conducting transporter membrane subunit, with the translated sequence MNSALVPTLLPALGALLVRAPHRAPSWPRITAALTTALTFCLSLTLSTRLEAPFVSLLALGTVLAATRRAMSRRALATLLLTQSAALGFFQADTLLAALLFFIAMTALPDLHLSRDSGGSRPRDIVRVYLLIGTAPLGVATLLLGWLGWSPALGILLLVSLCTRLAMVPLHTWLPAWMARSPWGSGPLWMSLAASLHLLHHWLLPRLPPEWGTDTVVPVLATLGAVTALYGALLAFIQKDLRRMLAFAVMSQTGLMLTGVASTNPEGLHGAWLHCLAAGLAFTGLDLLVRAVEARTGTTDLEQLGGLTARAPRMATLFLLLCLAAMGLPGTLGFVSEDLLLRATLGAHPWHLLLLPPALALNAFTLLRACHRAFLGPANPAPLQDLLPRERWVTTALVLTVIAGGLAPPALHRSLATPEAGPPSTSFSRALAPTPAPDAREDPSGIPPRRAYREPESSRNRRERHVPGERTKGVGRSSRGDAAARTGRL
- a CDS encoding DUF4397 domain-containing protein; amino-acid sequence: MMRNVLGVWLLLCGGLLSLGAVGCGDDGGDDSPRDSGVLDAGRDGGPRHDDGGRDADGVPDSGLDGGDDAGRDSGPATMDGGGDGGSGEPDAGRDAGPSVSHRAHVRFVNAFLGTKGNPSDQVDRPWAPFQVDLYVAGTKRFASVAAGNAAVTGFQEVELTGPTQAVRLVARDAEGEASAPDLAVQEGVTLAAGDWVTVVGAGSLLQVGQERPDKPRLVVLKDHAFTPVTEPDSVRVRFMSADRVISATARRRFANEAGVPFENNTVEAYSADTVENGVTLPSDTSRVAIVGTTPAFTPAQSGWLYYSLPEGTLVAGQAYYAINTGEDRRTLPDEGAAALLLIRAKRDETVRLKRGPLVYFFNGVLPSTPGGTPPALQVIHGAVNVATAISHGASPKVADLPVTASGLSVRVTVNGQPAQGVVESADVGPLEAGRRYLGVLCGRQGASPTLTVVKDEFALDAPQSPFLRIIPCSASAPGPLDFGAYSFQADGSSRDTFTPLLTGLSHALPSQPVAGVSFTPPASTTTPAYTWLGLKTTGDSPVERTIRGRVLTTPSFLILMGEWEGSLTYRTLNTRLNAWGSSGPNDATFSPLPAPP
- a CDS encoding short-chain fatty acid transporter; amino-acid sequence: METLVRIAEALGRFSARFVPSAFSIAVLLSLLTMGLAMGWADAPATKVLDSWGGGFWELLTFSMQMALVMFTGYLLALTAPMRALLEKAAGLARTPRGAVALMAFVSMALAYVNWGLSLVASAMLVRFVARRRPDVDYRLLVACAYFGLGATWHAGLSASAPLLVATPGHFLEKSMGLIPIDRTLFSPFNVLLTVSVVAGLTLLAWALHPKPENVVRVDPAVLEKLGDFVPPERPSEKSFAIWLDHARLLNIVFGVLGLLWLGRYLWLNGGWRALNLNVVNFTFLVLAVLLHGTPARLIKAAEEAGSVLHGIVLQFPLYAGIYGIFKATGLTDRIGHLFVSLSTTSTFPAIVYLYSGVVNYFVPSGGSKWAIEAPYLLDAASRLGVAPEKVVLAYAWGDMATDLIQPFWALPLLAVARLEFKDILGFLLVAFLVYLPLVTLAFFLLG
- a CDS encoding substrate-binding domain-containing protein, which gives rise to MNSMKWVMSATVVAMTVVGCGRASAVEAPTDSRASKEGLALPSFYGSDTLKEAVIAAVIQSGSGLVVEGKGSGVGEACLRNGVGSSGFCAAGAQKLAPMSRDFAAPKTASGAACLGGAAADAKGCCPGERSNVIALDAVNAYVSAARAAALPSNGLTTQELRRVYFATDSSGVAIPGACPTDWSALGQPAAPIVKYRRDDLSGTTDTFKSLLKGGTFCPGVTVIVDESASNPSPCVATDNATTCIGKLTAADNKVIGYAGDPASRPGNAKLALKAVAPISPTTSTYVAPTVANIRKLLDPVATDAYPLSRRIFLNENTTPPRSFDEDVLYTWAFESNRDEFEAILVEQGFIACDPLTALDCGPGLCNAP